TGATAAACTTTTCTAAATTTGACATTAATCTTTTTATTTCTTCATAATCCTGTGGTGGTGTATAAATTATTTCTCCGGTTGACGCATTCTTCAAAGTAGTATCTGGCAATTTACGAAATCCTGCTTTGTTTTTTTCTAATTCTTCCTGGATTTGTAATATCATCCTGTTGGTTAACAATTTATTTTTGGAAATAAGGTTGAACCCTTTTTTCAATGCTAAAATATAATTCTGAACTTCCTTTGCATTTAATGATTTTACAGAATCAAAATTAAGTTCTGATTTATATAAATCATCATGGGTTGTAATAATATTTTCTATTGCTGAACTATCTTTTGCTTCTTGTATGCCCAGTGTATTTATTAAAATATTTTGATTGGGTATGGTGGTAGCAATGCCTTTTAATTCAGCTAAAGCTGCATGAGCATATGGTAAACTTTTTAAAATTTTTTTAGTTTCTATATCAAAGTTTAACGGTAGTTCTGATAATTTCCATTTTTTAGCTTTGTTCATAATGTAAAGATTTTTGACTTTTCTTTACAAAATAAAGCTATTATGTTAAGAAAAACAAATTTTCTTTACATATGTGTTTTTTAATGTATAGATTTCTTTATTTTGTTTACAAATCAATTTTGAGTTTCAAAGTATGTTGATTTTTGTACAATATAAATGTTTTAATTTTTTAGAGATGGAAAATTTCAAAACAAAAATTGAAATCAATCCAATCTGTGAAAATCCATGTAATCATTGGTAAATAAAAATAATTTCGCCACCTACGGGGCTTTATTTTTTATTAAATTTATTTCTACCAATATGTCGCCTCTAACGAGGCTAATATAAAATACCAAATGAGTTTTACCGGATCAATATTATTTTTTAAACAAACTGCTCTCCTTTACTTCCACAATTTTCCCGAACTTAGCAATATCAGTCATATTAAGCCTTTTCTTATCGCCAACAATACAAATTA
The Bacteroidales bacterium genome window above contains:
- a CDS encoding Fic/DOC family N-terminal domain-containing protein; the protein is MNKAKKWKLSELPLNFDIETKKILKSLPYAHAALAELKGIATTIPNQNILINTLGIQEAKDSSAIENIITTHDDLYKSELNFDSVKSLNAKEVQNYILALKKGFNLISKNKLLTNRMILQIQEELEKNKAGFRKLPDTTLKNASTGEIIYTPPQDYEEIKRLMSNLEKFINDEKICDYDPLVKMAIIHFQFESIHPFYDGNGRTGRIINILYLILENLQTLPILYLSNYIIKNKIEYYKLLQ